One window of the Bradyrhizobium sp. NP1 genome contains the following:
- a CDS encoding PLP-dependent aminotransferase family protein — MWTPNIRDLEGPRYIVIATAIAQAIDSGELPPGSQLPPQRDLAESLGVTVGTVTRAYALAREKNLVSGEVGRGTFVRAGRNIGQRLEFRPAAQERTVDFSCYRAPIAGLGDLVSASLATLAQRAAFLPLQKYPPAAGLPAHRAVAATWLGRTGLSARPEDVLICAGVQQAIQVALATLAGPGDVVLTDELTYPGLKALAALQGLRLVGVEMDQEGMRPEALREAVVRTGASVVALQTTLHNPTIATMSLERRQAIADVAEELGLTLFEDDAQAAILAERPVPLAALAPERTVYATGLAKGLSPVFRTGFVVCPPSLNEALSNTLHAMTLGPSPFVGEMVSSILSHPDLDRVIERMRAIIAERVAFAVELLGPDRVRSHPASVHMWLSLPPEWRPLDFEAAARRKGVAVVAADNFATDGVRPPGAVRLSLSPGAGDNLLHRGLTTLKGMLDSRPILSATII; from the coding sequence ATGTGGACACCTAACATCCGCGATCTCGAAGGCCCCCGCTACATCGTGATCGCGACCGCGATCGCACAGGCGATCGACAGCGGCGAATTGCCTCCCGGCAGCCAGCTGCCGCCCCAGCGGGACCTCGCCGAAAGCCTGGGCGTCACGGTCGGAACGGTGACGCGCGCCTACGCATTGGCCCGCGAGAAGAACCTCGTGAGCGGCGAGGTCGGTCGCGGCACCTTTGTCAGAGCGGGGCGGAATATCGGGCAGCGACTGGAATTCCGGCCTGCGGCGCAAGAGCGCACGGTCGATTTTTCCTGTTATCGCGCGCCGATCGCGGGCCTTGGCGATCTCGTCTCGGCGTCGTTGGCGACCCTGGCCCAGCGCGCTGCCTTTCTGCCACTGCAAAAATATCCGCCCGCGGCCGGGCTCCCGGCCCATCGCGCCGTCGCAGCCACATGGCTTGGTCGGACAGGGCTCTCGGCGCGTCCAGAGGACGTGCTGATCTGCGCCGGAGTTCAGCAGGCGATCCAGGTCGCTCTCGCGACGCTCGCCGGTCCTGGCGACGTGGTGCTGACGGATGAACTGACCTATCCGGGCCTGAAGGCTCTCGCCGCGCTCCAGGGGCTACGCCTCGTCGGCGTCGAAATGGACCAGGAGGGGATGCGCCCCGAGGCGTTGCGTGAAGCCGTCGTGCGAACCGGCGCCAGCGTCGTCGCGCTTCAAACGACCCTGCACAACCCGACGATCGCCACGATGAGCCTCGAGCGGCGGCAGGCGATCGCGGATGTCGCAGAAGAGCTCGGGCTCACGCTGTTCGAGGACGACGCGCAAGCGGCAATCCTGGCGGAGCGCCCGGTGCCACTCGCAGCCCTCGCGCCCGAGAGAACCGTCTATGCGACCGGCCTCGCCAAGGGGCTGAGCCCGGTCTTCCGAACGGGGTTTGTCGTCTGCCCGCCCTCTCTCAACGAGGCCCTGTCGAACACGCTTCACGCGATGACGCTTGGCCCCTCGCCGTTCGTCGGCGAGATGGTATCGAGCATCCTCAGCCATCCCGATCTTGACCGGGTGATCGAGCGAATGCGTGCGATCATCGCCGAGCGTGTCGCCTTCGCGGTCGAGCTTCTCGGACCCGATCGCGTTCGTTCTCATCCGGCTTCGGTCCATATGTGGCTGAGCCTGCCGCCGGAATGGCGGCCGCTGGATTTCGAGGCGGCAGCGCGCCGCAAGGGTGTCGCCGTGGTCGCCGCCGACAATTTCGCAACCGACGGCGTGCGCCCACCTGGCGCCGTGCGGCTCTCACTCAGCCCGGGAGCCGGGGACAACCTCCTTCATCGGGGCCTGACCACACTGAAGGGCATGCTCGACAGCCGGCCGATCCTGTCGGCGACCATCATCTGA